From the Hevea brasiliensis isolate MT/VB/25A 57/8 chromosome 15, ASM3005281v1, whole genome shotgun sequence genome, one window contains:
- the LOC110631437 gene encoding probable acyl-CoA dehydrogenase IBR3 isoform X2: MAISTSHLLRQVQEAQEFDRDALFRYASANVAGFPASPSTFIVKQFGHGQSNPTFLLEAATGVSVKRYVLRKKPPGKLLQSAHAVDREYLVLRALGEHTQVPVPKVFCLCTDPKVIGTAFYIMEYLEGRVFIDPKLPGVAPERRGAIYRETARALAALHSVDVDAIGLGKYGRRYNYCKRQVERWTRQYIASTGEGKSPRNPKMLELSDWLLQHIPSEDSSGASAGLVHGDFRIDNVVFHPTEDRVIGVLDWELSTLGNQMSDVAYSCLAYIVDVNLDNQQLEKGFELTGVPEGIPSQAEYLAEYCCASGNATGGERARNAGNLANGLIDSAWDFIARKSVLPLQPPSDPIAQDNIKRFGGENEVQGLSEVNGRFVPSKKVVELRKKLIKFMEDHIYPMENEFYKLAQSSSRWTVHPGEERLKELAKKEGLWNLWIPFDSAERARKLIIDGRSYAVSNDAHDQLLGAGLSNLEYGYLCEIMGRSVWAPQVFNCGAPDTGNMEVLLRYGNKEQLLEWLVPILEGKIRSGFAMTEPQVASSDATNIECSIRRQGDSYIINGNKWWTSGAMDPRCRLLIVMGKTDFTTAKHKQQSMILVDIQTPGIHIERPLMVFGFDDAPHGHAEISFENVRVPAKNILLGEGRGFEIAQGRLGPGRLHHCMRLIGAAERGMQLMVERALSRRAFGKLISEHGSFRSDIAKCRVELEKTRLLVLEAADQLDRLGNKKARGTIAMAKVAAPNMALMVLDMAMQVHGAAGLSSDTVLSHLWATARTLRIADGPDEVHLGTIAKLELQRAKL, from the exons TTTTAGAAGCGGCAACCGGAGTTTCTGTAAAACGgtacgttttgaggaagaagccTCCTGGCAAATTGCTCCAGTCTGCCCATGCCGTGGACAGAGAGTATCTG GTTCTGCGGGCGCTGGGTGAACACACACAAGTTCCGGTTCCTAAAGTATTCTGTTTGTGTACGGATCCAAAAGTGATTGGAACTGCATTTTACATTATGGAATATTTGGAAGGACGCGTTTTTATAGACCCCAAGCTACCG GGCGTGGCACCTGAGAGGAGGGGGGCAATATATCGAGAAACTGCCAGAGCGTTGGCTGCTTTACATTCCGTTGATGTGGATGCTATTGGACTTGGGAAATATGGGCGGCGATATAACTATTGTAAACGACAG GTAGAGAGATGGACTAGACAATACATTGCATCAACTGGTGAGGGTAAGTCTCCGAGGAATCCAAAGATGTTGGAGCTCTCTGATTGGTTGCTGCAACATATTCCCTCTGAAGATTCTTCAGGAGCATCAGCAGGCCTTGTTCATGGAGACTTTCGCATTGATAATGTTGTATTTCATCCCACTGAG GATAGGGTGATTGGTGTTCTTGACTGGGAATTGTCCACTCTTGGTAACCAGATGAGTGATGTTGCATACAGCTGTTTG GCTTATATTGTCGATGTTAACCTTGATAATCAACAATTGGAAAAAGGCTTTGAACTTACTGGAGTTCCGGAAGGGATTCCTTCACAGGCAGAGTATCTGGCGGAATACTGCTGTGCATCT GGTAATGCTACAGGAGGTGAGCGTGCCCGAAATGCAGGAAATCTTGCTAATGGTCTTATAGACTCTGCATGGGATTTTATTGCGAGAAAATCTGTGCTGCCTCTTCAACCTCCATCAG ATCCAATAGCACAGGATAACATAAAACGATTTGGTGGGGAGAATGAAGTTCAAGGCCTGTCAGAAGTTAATGGGAGGTTTGTTCCCAGCAAAAAGGTGGTTGAATTGAGGAAAAAATTAATCAAGTTTATGGAAGATCACATTTACCCGATGGAAAATGAGTTCTACAAGCTTGCCCAGTCTTCATCACGTTGGACAGTGCACCCAGGGGAGGAGAGGCTGAAGGAACTGGCAAAGAAAGAAGGGCTATGGAACTTATGGATAcct TTTGATAGTGCTGAAAGAGCAAGAAAACTGATCATTGATGGAAGAAGTTATGCTGTCTCCAATGATGCCCATGATCAATTACTTGGTGCAGGCCTCTCAAACCTTGAATATGGATACCTTTGTGAGATCATGGGTCGTTCTGTTTGGGCTCCACAGGTGTTCAATTGTGGTGCACCTGACACTGGAAATATGGAg GTATTGCTAAGATATGGGAACAAAGAACAACTGCTTGAATGGCTTGTACCCATTCTTGAAGGGAAGATTCGTTCTGGATTTGCAATGACAGAACCACAAGTTGCATCATCTGATGCTACAAATATTGAGTGTTCTATTAGAAG GCAAGGGGATTCCTATATCATCAATGGGAACAAGTGGTGGACAAGTGGAGCTATGGATCCAAGGTGTAGACTTCTTATAGTAATG GGAAAAACTGACTTCACCACTGCTAAGCATAAGCAGCAATCCATGATCTTGGTGGATATTCAGACTCCAGGCATACACATAGAGAGACCACTCATGGTCTTTGGCTTTGATGATGCACCTCATGGTCATGCTGAAATTTCATTTGAAAATGTACGCGTGCCtgcaaaaaatatcctcctgggaGAAGGACGTGGATTTGAGATTGCTCAG GGTAGACTGGGCCCGGGAAGATTGCATCATTGCATGAGATTGATAGGTGCTGCTGAGCGTGGAATGCAATTGATGGTTGAAAGGGCTCTCAGTAGAAGAGCATTTGGAAAATTGATTTCTGAACATGGTTCATTTCGTTCAGACATTGCCAAG TGTCGAGTGGAGTTAGAGAAAACGAGATTGTTGGTTTTGGAGGCAGCGGACCAGCTTGATCGACTTGGGAATAAGAAGGCCCGTGGGACTATTGCAATGGCCAAG GTAGCAGCTCCAAACATGGCACTCATGGTGCTTGACATGGCAATGCAAGTGCATGGTGCAGCTGGTCTATCATCTGACACCGTTTTGTCACATCTTTGGGCTACAGCTAGAACTTTGAGAATTGCAGATGGTCCTGACGAAGTCCACTTGGGTACCATTGCCAAGTTGGAATTGCAGAGAGCTAAGCTTTGA
- the LOC110631437 gene encoding probable acyl-CoA dehydrogenase IBR3 isoform X1 — translation MAISTSHLLRQVQEAQEFDRDALFRYASANVAGFPASPSTFIVKQFGHGQSNPTFLLEAATGVSVKRYVLRKKPPGKLLQSAHAVDREYLVLRALGEHTQVPVPKVFCLCTDPKVIGTAFYIMEYLEGRVFIDPKLPGVAPERRGAIYRETARALAALHSVDVDAIGLGKYGRRYNYCKRQVERWTRQYIASTGEGKSPRNPKMLELSDWLLQHIPSEDSSGASAGLVHGDFRIDNVVFHPTEDRVIGVLDWELSTLGNQMSDVAYSCLAYIVDVNLDNQQLEKGFELTGVPEGIPSQAEYLAEYCCASGTLWPANVWKFYVAFAMFRGASIYAGIHSRWIVGNATGGERARNAGNLANGLIDSAWDFIARKSVLPLQPPSDPIAQDNIKRFGGENEVQGLSEVNGRFVPSKKVVELRKKLIKFMEDHIYPMENEFYKLAQSSSRWTVHPGEERLKELAKKEGLWNLWIPFDSAERARKLIIDGRSYAVSNDAHDQLLGAGLSNLEYGYLCEIMGRSVWAPQVFNCGAPDTGNMEVLLRYGNKEQLLEWLVPILEGKIRSGFAMTEPQVASSDATNIECSIRRQGDSYIINGNKWWTSGAMDPRCRLLIVMGKTDFTTAKHKQQSMILVDIQTPGIHIERPLMVFGFDDAPHGHAEISFENVRVPAKNILLGEGRGFEIAQGRLGPGRLHHCMRLIGAAERGMQLMVERALSRRAFGKLISEHGSFRSDIAKCRVELEKTRLLVLEAADQLDRLGNKKARGTIAMAKVAAPNMALMVLDMAMQVHGAAGLSSDTVLSHLWATARTLRIADGPDEVHLGTIAKLELQRAKL, via the exons TTTTAGAAGCGGCAACCGGAGTTTCTGTAAAACGgtacgttttgaggaagaagccTCCTGGCAAATTGCTCCAGTCTGCCCATGCCGTGGACAGAGAGTATCTG GTTCTGCGGGCGCTGGGTGAACACACACAAGTTCCGGTTCCTAAAGTATTCTGTTTGTGTACGGATCCAAAAGTGATTGGAACTGCATTTTACATTATGGAATATTTGGAAGGACGCGTTTTTATAGACCCCAAGCTACCG GGCGTGGCACCTGAGAGGAGGGGGGCAATATATCGAGAAACTGCCAGAGCGTTGGCTGCTTTACATTCCGTTGATGTGGATGCTATTGGACTTGGGAAATATGGGCGGCGATATAACTATTGTAAACGACAG GTAGAGAGATGGACTAGACAATACATTGCATCAACTGGTGAGGGTAAGTCTCCGAGGAATCCAAAGATGTTGGAGCTCTCTGATTGGTTGCTGCAACATATTCCCTCTGAAGATTCTTCAGGAGCATCAGCAGGCCTTGTTCATGGAGACTTTCGCATTGATAATGTTGTATTTCATCCCACTGAG GATAGGGTGATTGGTGTTCTTGACTGGGAATTGTCCACTCTTGGTAACCAGATGAGTGATGTTGCATACAGCTGTTTG GCTTATATTGTCGATGTTAACCTTGATAATCAACAATTGGAAAAAGGCTTTGAACTTACTGGAGTTCCGGAAGGGATTCCTTCACAGGCAGAGTATCTGGCGGAATACTGCTGTGCATCT GGAACACTATGGCCAGCCAACGTATGGAAGTTCTATGTTGCATTTGCTATGTTCCGAGGGGCATCTATCTATGCTGGGATACATAGTCGATGGATTGTG GGTAATGCTACAGGAGGTGAGCGTGCCCGAAATGCAGGAAATCTTGCTAATGGTCTTATAGACTCTGCATGGGATTTTATTGCGAGAAAATCTGTGCTGCCTCTTCAACCTCCATCAG ATCCAATAGCACAGGATAACATAAAACGATTTGGTGGGGAGAATGAAGTTCAAGGCCTGTCAGAAGTTAATGGGAGGTTTGTTCCCAGCAAAAAGGTGGTTGAATTGAGGAAAAAATTAATCAAGTTTATGGAAGATCACATTTACCCGATGGAAAATGAGTTCTACAAGCTTGCCCAGTCTTCATCACGTTGGACAGTGCACCCAGGGGAGGAGAGGCTGAAGGAACTGGCAAAGAAAGAAGGGCTATGGAACTTATGGATAcct TTTGATAGTGCTGAAAGAGCAAGAAAACTGATCATTGATGGAAGAAGTTATGCTGTCTCCAATGATGCCCATGATCAATTACTTGGTGCAGGCCTCTCAAACCTTGAATATGGATACCTTTGTGAGATCATGGGTCGTTCTGTTTGGGCTCCACAGGTGTTCAATTGTGGTGCACCTGACACTGGAAATATGGAg GTATTGCTAAGATATGGGAACAAAGAACAACTGCTTGAATGGCTTGTACCCATTCTTGAAGGGAAGATTCGTTCTGGATTTGCAATGACAGAACCACAAGTTGCATCATCTGATGCTACAAATATTGAGTGTTCTATTAGAAG GCAAGGGGATTCCTATATCATCAATGGGAACAAGTGGTGGACAAGTGGAGCTATGGATCCAAGGTGTAGACTTCTTATAGTAATG GGAAAAACTGACTTCACCACTGCTAAGCATAAGCAGCAATCCATGATCTTGGTGGATATTCAGACTCCAGGCATACACATAGAGAGACCACTCATGGTCTTTGGCTTTGATGATGCACCTCATGGTCATGCTGAAATTTCATTTGAAAATGTACGCGTGCCtgcaaaaaatatcctcctgggaGAAGGACGTGGATTTGAGATTGCTCAG GGTAGACTGGGCCCGGGAAGATTGCATCATTGCATGAGATTGATAGGTGCTGCTGAGCGTGGAATGCAATTGATGGTTGAAAGGGCTCTCAGTAGAAGAGCATTTGGAAAATTGATTTCTGAACATGGTTCATTTCGTTCAGACATTGCCAAG TGTCGAGTGGAGTTAGAGAAAACGAGATTGTTGGTTTTGGAGGCAGCGGACCAGCTTGATCGACTTGGGAATAAGAAGGCCCGTGGGACTATTGCAATGGCCAAG GTAGCAGCTCCAAACATGGCACTCATGGTGCTTGACATGGCAATGCAAGTGCATGGTGCAGCTGGTCTATCATCTGACACCGTTTTGTCACATCTTTGGGCTACAGCTAGAACTTTGAGAATTGCAGATGGTCCTGACGAAGTCCACTTGGGTACCATTGCCAAGTTGGAATTGCAGAGAGCTAAGCTTTGA